A region from the Dehalococcoidales bacterium genome encodes:
- the dnaK gene encoding molecular chaperone DnaK, which translates to MAKAVGIDLGTTFSEVAVLEGGEPTVITSSEGSRLFPSVVAVNKNGERLVGQIAKRQAIVNPENTIYAIKRFMGRKWGEPAGRELPVEEDAKRKTYKVTRAPNNDVRVLMGGKEYSPPEISAMILQKLKADAEAYLGEKVTDAVVTVPAYFNDAQRQATKDAGAIAGLNVLRIINEPTAAALAYGLDKKTDETVAVYDLGGGTFDISILELGEGTFQVKSTNGDTHLGGEDFDQRIMDWLVAEFKKDQGIDLSQDKTALQRLKEAAEKAKVELSSVQQTDVNLPFITADASGPKHLNIALTRAKLEQLVMDLVEKTIGPCKQALTDAGKTTAQIDEVILVGGQTRMPLVQDKVKQYFGKDPNKSVNPDEVVAIGAAIQAGVLRGEVKDVLLLDVTPLTLGIETLGGVATPLIPRNTTIPTAKSQIFSTAADSQPSVEIHILQGERPMATDNRTLGRFMLDGILPAPRGMPQIEVTFDLDANGILNVRAQDKGTGKEQKITITASSGLSKDEVGKMQKEAEAHAAEDIKRREEIETKNMADTAAYQAEKTLRDNKDKIPADLNTEAETKIAAVKSALQGANVETIKSATQALNETMQKIGQAVYQAQQPPPGAQPPPPGGQQPPPPPGGEGGKDEGTVEGEFREV; encoded by the coding sequence ATGGCTAAAGCAGTAGGCATCGATTTAGGGACTACTTTCAGCGAGGTGGCGGTACTGGAAGGCGGCGAACCGACGGTAATCACCAGCTCCGAGGGGAGCCGATTGTTCCCTTCGGTGGTGGCGGTAAATAAAAACGGGGAGCGGCTGGTGGGGCAGATAGCCAAACGGCAGGCTATCGTCAACCCGGAAAACACCATCTACGCCATCAAGCGCTTCATGGGGCGGAAATGGGGCGAACCGGCCGGGCGCGAGCTGCCGGTGGAAGAGGACGCCAAGCGCAAGACCTATAAAGTCACCAGGGCGCCCAATAACGACGTGCGGGTGCTGATGGGCGGCAAAGAGTACAGTCCGCCGGAAATATCCGCCATGATTTTACAGAAACTAAAGGCGGACGCGGAGGCTTATCTCGGGGAGAAAGTCACGGACGCGGTCGTCACCGTGCCGGCCTATTTTAACGACGCCCAGCGGCAGGCCACCAAGGACGCCGGGGCCATCGCCGGGCTGAACGTGCTCAGAATCATCAACGAGCCTACCGCCGCGGCACTGGCCTACGGGCTGGATAAAAAGACCGACGAGACGGTGGCCGTGTACGACCTCGGCGGCGGAACTTTCGATATTTCCATCCTGGAGCTGGGCGAAGGCACCTTCCAGGTAAAGTCCACCAACGGCGATACCCACCTGGGCGGCGAGGACTTCGACCAGCGCATCATGGACTGGCTGGTGGCCGAGTTCAAGAAAGACCAGGGCATAGATTTAAGCCAGGACAAGACGGCTTTACAGCGTCTCAAGGAAGCCGCGGAAAAAGCCAAGGTAGAGCTTTCCAGCGTGCAGCAGACAGACGTGAACCTGCCGTTTATCACCGCGGACGCCAGCGGCCCCAAGCACCTCAACATAGCGCTGACCCGCGCCAAGCTCGAACAGCTGGTGATGGACCTGGTGGAAAAGACCATCGGCCCGTGCAAACAGGCATTGACCGACGCCGGCAAGACGACCGCCCAGATCGACGAGGTAATACTCGTCGGCGGGCAGACGCGCATGCCGCTGGTGCAGGACAAGGTAAAGCAGTACTTCGGCAAGGACCCCAACAAGAGCGTCAACCCGGACGAGGTGGTAGCCATCGGCGCGGCCATCCAGGCCGGCGTGCTCAGGGGCGAGGTCAAGGACGTGCTTTTACTGGACGTAACGCCTTTAACGCTGGGCATAGAAACCCTGGGCGGCGTGGCCACTCCCCTTATCCCCCGCAACACCACCATCCCCACCGCCAAAAGCCAGATATTCAGCACGGCGGCGGACAGCCAGCCGAGCGTGGAGATACACATCCTCCAGGGCGAGCGGCCCATGGCGACCGATAACCGGACGCTGGGCAGGTTCATGCTGGACGGCATTCTGCCCGCCCCGCGCGGCATGCCGCAAATCGAGGTCACCTTCGACCTCGACGCCAACGGCATCCTTAACGTGCGGGCGCAGGACAAAGGCACCGGCAAGGAGCAGAAGATAACCATCACCGCCTCCAGCGGCCTCTCCAAGGACGAGGTGGGCAAGATGCAGAAAGAGGCGGAGGCGCACGCCGCCGAGGATATCAAGCGGCGCGAGGAAATAGAAACCAAGAACATGGCGGATACCGCCGCTTACCAGGCGGAAAAAACGCTGCGGGACAACAAGGACAAGATTCCCGCCGACCTCAATACCGAGGCGGAAACCAAGATAGCCGCGGTCAAGAGCGCCTTGCAGGGCGCGAACGTCGAGACAATCAAGAGCGCCACGCAGGCTTTGAATGAAACGATGCAGAAGATAGGCCAGGCGGTCTACCAGGCGCAGCAGCCCCCGCCCGGCGCCCAGCCGCCGCCCCCCGGCGGACAGCAACCGCCGCCTCCCCCGGGAGGCGAGGGCGGTAAAGACGAGGGGACGGTAGAGGGCGAGTTCAGAGAGGTGTAG
- a CDS encoding MBL fold metallo-hydrolase produces MDITWLGHSCFRIRGSQAVIVTDPFPPDTGYTLGKITADIVTVSHPHPSHSFQEGINGEHRLVKGPGEYEMNGVLMLGLTTYHDSIKGQAKGKNTIYLMEVDTVAICHLGDIGHVISDAQVEELGNVDILMVPVGGVSTINASMAAETVRKLEPKIVLPMHYKTDKTTRELEPLENFLKEMGVSQAEPKPKLTVSKSNLPLTTQVVVLTV; encoded by the coding sequence GTGGACATTACCTGGTTAGGACATTCCTGTTTCCGCATCAGAGGCAGTCAGGCCGTCATCGTTACGGACCCGTTTCCGCCGGACACCGGCTATACGCTGGGTAAAATCACCGCGGACATCGTGACCGTCAGCCACCCGCACCCTTCCCACTCGTTCCAGGAAGGCATTAACGGGGAGCACCGGCTGGTCAAAGGCCCCGGTGAGTATGAGATGAACGGCGTCCTGATGCTGGGCCTGACCACCTATCACGACTCCATCAAGGGGCAGGCCAAGGGGAAGAATACCATCTACCTGATGGAAGTGGACACCGTGGCTATCTGTCACCTCGGCGATATCGGCCACGTGATAAGCGACGCGCAGGTGGAGGAGCTGGGCAACGTGGATATCCTGATGGTGCCGGTGGGCGGCGTTTCCACCATTAACGCCTCCATGGCCGCGGAGACCGTCCGCAAGCTGGAGCCTAAGATTGTCCTGCCCATGCACTACAAGACGGATAAGACCACCCGGGAGCTGGAGCCGCTGGAAAACTTCCTCAAGGAAATGGGCGTTAGCCAGGCGGAGCCCAAGCCCAAGCTTACCGTCAGCAAGTCCAACCTGCCGCTGACCACCCAGGTGGTGGTGCTTACGGTCTAG
- the hrcA gene encoding heat-inducible transcriptional repressor HrcA yields the protein MITSRGGIILNYIVAQYITDAVPVPSQVVADRANLGVSPATIRNEMASLEKEGYLIRPHTSAGCIPSDRGYRFYVESIENSITLPREEQYLISHTFHQVEKEVEAWVSLTATLLAKLTQNVAVVSLPKSTDCKLKHLEFIAVQDANALAVVVLDGAVVKQKLITFDEPAAQAALSLLSAKLNGIFSGLTSRQIAESKVELTPFEKQAAVYLVDIMRVEDSKEYQEPYLEGWHFMLGQPEFAHSGQMRTLMELFERRGLLKVIAPTSLVQPGVHVIIGKENQFEAIHNCSVVIARYGLPEEVSGTIAVVGPTRMPYSHTIPTVYYLSSVLSQLMGGLYGKETRSEPS from the coding sequence ATGATAACTTCCAGGGGCGGCATAATACTCAATTATATAGTGGCGCAGTACATCACCGACGCGGTGCCGGTGCCATCCCAGGTGGTGGCGGACAGGGCCAACCTCGGGGTAAGCCCGGCTACCATCCGCAACGAGATGGCCAGCCTGGAAAAAGAGGGCTATCTCATCCGGCCCCACACCTCCGCCGGGTGTATCCCTTCCGACAGGGGCTACCGCTTTTACGTGGAGTCGATTGAAAACAGCATTACCCTGCCCCGCGAGGAGCAGTATTTAATCAGCCACACCTTCCACCAGGTGGAGAAAGAGGTGGAGGCCTGGGTCAGCCTCACCGCCACGCTGCTGGCCAAGCTTACCCAGAACGTGGCCGTGGTCAGTTTGCCCAAGTCCACCGACTGCAAACTAAAGCACCTGGAGTTCATCGCCGTGCAGGACGCCAATGCTCTGGCGGTGGTGGTGCTGGACGGGGCCGTGGTCAAGCAAAAACTGATAACCTTTGACGAGCCGGCGGCGCAGGCGGCCCTTTCCCTGCTCAGCGCCAAGCTTAACGGCATTTTCAGCGGCCTGACCAGCCGCCAGATAGCGGAAAGCAAAGTGGAGCTGACGCCGTTTGAAAAACAGGCGGCCGTCTACCTGGTGGATATCATGCGCGTGGAAGACAGCAAAGAGTACCAGGAGCCGTACCTGGAAGGCTGGCACTTCATGCTCGGCCAGCCGGAGTTCGCCCACAGCGGCCAGATGCGCACATTGATGGAGCTGTTCGAGCGGCGCGGCCTGCTTAAAGTAATCGCCCCGACCAGCCTGGTGCAGCCGGGCGTCCACGTCATCATCGGCAAGGAAAACCAGTTCGAGGCCATCCACAACTGCAGCGTGGTAATTGCCCGCTACGGCCTGCCGGAGGAAGTCTCCGGGACCATCGCGGTGGTGGGGCCCACCCGGATGCCCTATTCCCATACGATACCCACGGTCTATTACCTTTCCTCGGTGCTCAGCCAGCTGATGGGCGGCCTGTACGGTAAAGAAACCCGCAGTGAACCCAGCTAA
- a CDS encoding nucleotide exchange factor GrpE yields the protein MKPKDPEETQKNKDMPRETAPEETPDLEQALAEAKQKAEEYLTAWQRTQADFINFKRRSEQERQEFSQYANSTLYCNILPVLDDLERALNAVPEEYAQSGWVEGVKLVERKFKTILEGQGVKPICALGMDFDPNLHEALRQEKGKEGMVISEIQKGYTLHDKLLRPARVIVGKGEEETEDTVGEDDID from the coding sequence ATGAAACCAAAAGACCCGGAAGAAACACAGAAGAATAAAGATATGCCCCGGGAGACCGCGCCGGAAGAGACGCCGGACCTGGAACAGGCGCTGGCCGAGGCGAAGCAAAAAGCCGAGGAATACCTGACCGCCTGGCAGCGGACGCAGGCGGACTTCATTAACTTCAAGCGCCGCTCCGAGCAGGAAAGACAGGAGTTCAGCCAGTACGCCAACTCCACGCTTTACTGCAATATCCTGCCGGTGCTGGATGACCTGGAGCGCGCCCTCAACGCCGTGCCGGAGGAATACGCGCAGAGCGGCTGGGTGGAAGGCGTAAAGCTGGTGGAGCGCAAGTTCAAGACCATCCTGGAGGGGCAGGGGGTAAAGCCCATCTGCGCCCTGGGCATGGACTTCGACCCCAACCTGCACGAGGCATTAAGGCAGGAAAAAGGCAAAGAGGGCATGGTCATTTCCGAGATTCAAAAGGGGTACACCCTGCATGACAAGCTGCTCCGTCCCGCCCGCGTCATCGTGGGCAAGGGCGAGGAAGAAACCGAGGATACGGTCGGCGAAGATGACATTGACTAA
- a CDS encoding alpha/beta fold hydrolase produces MDASDDPVRAGMQSRRLEVKGRRAHYFKTGSGPAVVLAHGGASDARDWLDFMSAFKDRFTFYAPDLIGFGESERDEKGYYLPDFRDFLLDFMDALQIQNPVLIGHSLGGRVCLDAAGARPEQIKKLVLIDSTGLGKISPLGRALFSGFALLRTMTGKTQPFPRFLAREGDDYNYAGTPALQNLKVPTLLIWKGFDPYMPLAGARRAEKLIPGARLEIIPGYGHAPFKQKDNSRFNRILLDFLDRD; encoded by the coding sequence ATGGACGCTAGCGATGACCCCGTACGCGCCGGTATGCAAAGCCGGCGGCTCGAAGTAAAAGGCCGCCGCGCGCATTACTTCAAGACAGGTTCCGGGCCGGCCGTGGTGCTGGCGCACGGCGGCGCCAGCGATGCCCGCGACTGGCTGGATTTTATGTCCGCATTCAAAGACCGCTTCACCTTTTACGCGCCGGACCTCATCGGCTTCGGGGAGAGCGAGCGGGACGAAAAGGGCTACTACCTGCCGGACTTCCGGGACTTTCTGCTGGACTTCATGGACGCTTTGCAGATACAAAACCCCGTGCTGATAGGGCACTCCTTAGGGGGGAGGGTATGCCTGGACGCGGCCGGCGCCCGGCCGGAACAGATAAAAAAACTCGTGCTGATAGACTCCACCGGGCTGGGCAAGATATCGCCGCTGGGGAGGGCGCTTTTCAGCGGGTTCGCCTTACTGCGCACCATGACGGGCAAGACCCAGCCGTTTCCCCGCTTCCTGGCGCGGGAGGGGGACGACTACAACTACGCGGGCACCCCGGCTTTGCAGAATTTGAAAGTGCCCACGCTGCTCATCTGGAAAGGGTTCGACCCTTACATGCCGCTGGCGGGGGCGCGCCGGGCGGAAAAGCTGATTCCGGGCGCGAGGCTGGAGATAATACCGGGCTACGGGCACGCGCCGTTCAAACAAAAAGATAACAGCCGGTTCAACCGGATACTGCTGGATTTTCTGGACCGCGATTGA